One window of the Cryptomeria japonica chromosome 7, Sugi_1.0, whole genome shotgun sequence genome contains the following:
- the LOC131857004 gene encoding transcription factor MYB83-like encodes MTGRGQLVGGATGTRYLIDPRLKEKIFRVFGRRDLTPKGVNRSGGATKTLFKEDFGNLVGEAFDEGLLRCGKSCRLRYMNYLHPNVKREKFSSSEEEIIFYHHDRRGNKFAFQGTYMVARPVPSNLLGQKQYEQLQQDNPKSSFKDWIEDNDLTSFSAGFNVEILNQIGNNNFLSTKFEADSLMALVSSSSNGSDELPSDISFTPVDEQLPPENDKSFFEDFIQEHESDSLLALVSISSNSYDEAT; translated from the exons ATGACGGGAAGAGGGCAATTAGTGG GGGGTGCCACAGGAACACGTTATCTTATAGACCCCAGGCTTAAGGAGAAGATCTTTAGGGTCTTTGGAAGGAGGGATTTGACTCCTAAGGGTGTGAATAGGTCTGGAGGTGCAACGAAGACCCTTTTTAAAGAGGATTTTGGCAATCTTGTTGGAGAGGCCTTTGATGAAG GCTTGTTGAGATGTGGGAAGAGTTGTAGGCTACGGTATATGAACTATTTGCACCCCAATGTAAAGCGAGAAAAGTTTTCCTCTTCTGAAGAAGAAATAATATTCTATCACCATGATAGGCGTGGGAACAA GTTTGCATTCCAAGGCACTTACATGGTTGCAAGGCCTGTGCCGTCAAATTTATTGGGTCAAAAACAATATGAACAATTGCAACAAGATAATCCTAAGAGTTCCTTTAAAGATTGGATCGAAGACAATGATCTAACATCATTTTCAGCAGGCTTTAATGTTGAAATTCTTAATCAAATTGGCAATAATAACTTTCTATCAACAAAATTTGAAGCCGATTCTCTTATGGCTTTGGTATCAAGTTCATCCAATGGCTCTGATGAATTACCTTCAGACATTTCATTTACCCCTGTG GATGAACAATTACCACCAGAGAATGATAAGAGTTTCTttgaagattttatccaag